In Chitinophagaceae bacterium, the DNA window GTGTTTTACATTTTTAACTCACAACGGTCTCATATTAAGAGGCATCTATTTTGAAGATTCTAAATCATTGATTATAAAGCAAACAGAGTAGTTACATGTTCTCATGTTTCATAGTAAAGAAAGAAGTTGTGGATATTTTTTTTCTAAATGAATACCTCTTTTTTTCAGGACAAAATAATATGTTTTTACTAAGTCCATTTTATTTTGAAAGAGGTATAGTTCTACTAATTTTATGATTGCTTGGTTATATTGTGGTTTTATTTGAATAGTTTTTATCCAAAATTGTTCTGCTGCTGAATAGTTTTTATTCATAAGTTCTATTTTCCCTAATCTAAATAAGGCATCTGTATTGTTTGGTTCTAATCGTATTATTTTTTGAAAGTACCATTGAGCAGTATCTTTTTTATTTTCAGATAAAAGTAATACTCCCATACCGAGTAGAGATTGTATATTGTTTGGATGGAGTATTAGTATTTTTTGGATATAGAATAAAGCACTGTCCGTTTTTTTTTCTTTTATATATGCTCGGGATAAACCAGATAATGCTTCTGTGTCAGTAGGTTTTACTTGTATAGATTTGTAAAAAAAATACTTTGCTTTTGGGATATTATTTATTCTTTCGTATTCTAATCCGAGGTGGGTAAGAGCGGTAGGGTCTTGAGGATTTAATTCTATGGATTTCATAAGGTATATTTCGGCGGTCTTTATATCTTTTTTATCAAAATAAGGTTTTGCGAGCATTTTCCATGCCTGTGCACTGTGTGGAGCGTCTTCTGTAGCGCTTTTCCAATATGTTTCTGCGTTTTTAAATGCGTTGGTATGTAAGAAAGTTATTGTTCCTAAAAAAAGAATGAGGAATGAAAAGAGCATAGAAAAGTTTTTTTTGAAAAAAGAACTTTCTCGAGAGTGTACAGTTAGATATTTCAAAAATTCATTTATAAGTATAATGAAAGCTATGGAAGGAATGTAGGTTCTATGTTCTAAATAATCACTTAATCTTGTTCCGTCACTATAAATTACTACCACTAATGTGCCTGGTAGTATAAAAATAAGCCACCATATCAGACACCATATTGTTTTTTTGAGAGGTATTTGTACTTTTTTAATACTAAACATTAATATCCCAAATATAAAAATTCCTCCAAGGGTATTAATAGAGTTGAAAACAGGCCATACTGATACCCGAAAAGGTATAAAGAACTTAAAAATAGATTCACTCAAAAAAGGAGCATTCTCTAACATGGCTTCAAAACCTACTTTGGAAGAAGCAAATATCTCTATATTTGAGGATTGTATTGCTTGCTCTAAAGAATACCAACGGAGGATTAACCAAGGGATTATTGTTCCCGCCCAACCTATTATAAATTGTATGTATATATTTTTTTTTGCTAATAGAAAGCGAAAATTGTCTTCCAAAAAAATATAAGTAATACAAACAATGGGTATCCCCATTGCAGTTTCTTTGGTAAAAAGAGAGAGGACGAATAAAGCAAGGTGTGCGATAAAATAAGATGTTTTTTTATTTTCTAAATACTTTAAAAAATATATAAGAGAAGGGATAATAAAGACCGCAGCGAGGGGATCATTCCTTCCAAAAATCCAAGCAACTGCTTGTGTAAACAGAGGATGCACCATAAAAAGAAGAGATGTCCAAAAAGCAATTCTTTCTTCGTATTTTAATAAACAAAGAAAACGAAATAGAAAACAACAAGAGAGTGTGTGATATACAATATTTGTAAAGTGGTAGAAAGATGGATTGCTTTTGCTGAAAAAAAAGTCAAATATCACGGAATTAAAGAGCATAGGTCTGTAATATTTGACACTAAAAGAATGTAAAAAACCAGTGATAGCATTTTGAATATTAGAAAAATAATAGCCAGCATCTACAATATAGTCCATATCATCTAATTGTATAAAGTCAAAACGTATTGTTTTGCCATACAAAAGAAAACTCCCAATGATTATGAGTAAATACGGGTAGTTTATAGATTTTTTAGTCGGTATTTTTTTATTTTTATTTGATGGTTTGGAAATCA includes these proteins:
- a CDS encoding glycosyltransferase family 39 protein produces the protein MISKPSNKNKKIPTKKSINYPYLLIIIGSFLLYGKTIRFDFIQLDDMDYIVDAGYYFSNIQNAITGFLHSFSVKYYRPMLFNSVIFDFFFSKSNPSFYHFTNIVYHTLSCCFLFRFLCLLKYEERIAFWTSLLFMVHPLFTQAVAWIFGRNDPLAAVFIIPSLIYFLKYLENKKTSYFIAHLALFVLSLFTKETAMGIPIVCITYIFLEDNFRFLLAKKNIYIQFIIGWAGTIIPWLILRWYSLEQAIQSSNIEIFASSKVGFEAMLENAPFLSESIFKFFIPFRVSVWPVFNSINTLGGIFIFGILMFSIKKVQIPLKKTIWCLIWWLIFILPGTLVVVIYSDGTRLSDYLEHRTYIPSIAFIILINEFLKYLTVHSRESSFFKKNFSMLFSFLILFLGTITFLHTNAFKNAETYWKSATEDAPHSAQAWKMLAKPYFDKKDIKTAEIYLMKSIELNPQDPTALTHLGLEYERINNIPKAKYFFYKSIQVKPTDTEALSGLSRAYIKEKKTDSALFYIQKILILHPNNIQSLLGMGVLLLSENKKDTAQWYFQKIIRLEPNNTDALFRLGKIELMNKNYSAAEQFWIKTIQIKPQYNQAIIKLVELYLFQNKMDLVKTYYFVLKKRGIHLEKKYPQLLSLL